The stretch of DNA CTGCTCGAACTCCTCAGCATTTATCTCCGTTTTGGCTCCAATTCTCCCTGCGATTTGATTGATGGTGAATCCCTCGGGTATTGTAACCATGAAAATTCTTTTGAGCGGTCCCTTGAGAAAAATATTTAAGACCTCTATATGGGATATTCCCCTTCTAAACCTGTACTTACCGGGCAAGATGTTTATTCCCTTGATTCTCACCAAGAGTTGGAAAAGATATGGTTCAGACAGGATTTCCTTTTCGACCAAAAGATGGGCTATTTTAGAGGTCGGAGTCTTGGGTTTGATCACCAATTCCACCGCTCCCCCCTTGGGAGGTCGATAAAGGGCGAGAAAATAAAGGAAGATTAAGAGGAAAACCACTACGACGGAGACTAAAATCCTTCTAAATTTTCCCGCTCGAATCTCCCCCCAGTTAGGAATGGGCAGATTTAAACCCCTCCCCCCTGCGCAGACTATCAAGATATCCCTGTAAAATGAGGGTGGCGGCGACCTTATCTATCACCATTTTTCTCTGAGCTCGCCTTACATTGGCTTGCAGGAGAGCCTTCCTCGCTGAAAGTGTGGTTAACCTCTCATCCCAACACTTTATGGGTAACTCCAGTTGTGAGGAGAGCTTCTTCGCATATTTCTTGACCATTCTGGTTTGAGGACCTGAACTTCCATTTAAATTAAGGGGAATACCCACAATTACCTCGTCTACCTGGTAATTTTCAATAAGTTCTTTAAGTTTCCGAACCTCGCGGGAAAAATTACTCCTCTTAACAGTGGTCAGACCCTGGGAGGTTTTGCAAAGAGGATCGGAGATGGCAACTCCAATATTTTTCGCTCCAATGTCAAGACCCATCTTTCGCATTAAACTCCGCCTTTCCCCTTTTTATGCAGATGTTTTTCGATGTATTTTAAAGCCTTATCTAAAGCTTGAGATATATTCTCCGGTTTCTTTCCTCCCGCCTGGGCAAGATCTGCCCTACCCCCTCCGCCACCACCAATGATGGGGGCTATTTTCTTGAGCAGATCACCCGCGTGAAAACCGTTGGCTACTAGGTTCGGCGTGGCGGCGGCAATTAGCATGGCTCTTCCACCATGTGAAGCTCCCAGAACCATGATACCACTCTTAATCCTCTTCCTTAAAACATCGACAAATCGCCTCAAACTCTCCATATCCTTGGCCTCTATTGTCCTTATGAGGACTTTGATCCCATTTACCTCGCGAGTTGAAGCCAGAAGGGTGTCAACCTGATGCTTAATGAGCTGAATCTCAAAGGACTCTATCTCCCGCTCCCTCTCCTTAAGAGTGGCCAGTATGCCGGTTATTCTCTCTGGTATTTCGGGAATCGTTCCCACTCTCAGCAGGTTGGTGGTCTCCTTGAGAATCTCCTCCCGGCCGTGGATATAATCTAAAGCTCTACTTGCGGTTAAAGCTTCTATTCGCCTGAGGTTTGTTCCGATGCTCCCCTCGCTGACTATCTTAACCAGTCCGACTTGACTCGTGTTCGCCAAATGGGTTCCCCCACAAAGCTCCTTGCTGAAATTGCCGATCTCCACAACTCTCACAAATTCGCCATATTTCTCTCCAAAGAGGGCAATGGCTCCGATATCCTTGGCGAATTGAAAGGATGTGGTGTAGCATTTGACGGGGTGTCCCTCAAAAACTTTATCGTTGATGAGTTTTTCGACCCTCCAAACTTCCCCATCACTTAGGGCCGCAAAGTGAGTGAAGTCGAATCGCAATCTATCGTGATCCACGAGGGAACCCGCTTGCTTGACGTGTTTGCCCAATACCGTCCTTAGCGCCCAGTGAAGCAGGTGAGTGGCCGTATGATTGCGACAAATTTCCGTTCTTCTTTTAAGATCGATGGTGGCCTTAGCCTTTTGGCCCGAGCGAATGGTTCCCTTAATCACCTTCCCCAAATGAACATAAAGGTCAGGAAGGGGAGACTGGGTATCCGCTATTTCTACCGTACCGGAAGAGGCCTCTATGAACCCCCTATCTCCGACTTGGCCTCCCATTTCGGCATAAAAGGGGGTTTTCTTGAGAACTATTTCAATCTCGTCGCCCTCTTTAGCCTGAGGTACCACCACACTGCCACGGATTATAGCTTGAATCGTCGTCTCAACGCTTTCCAGCGAATAGCCTATGAATTCACCCTTGCCATATTGGTCAAAAACTTGCGTATAGACCTCCTTTGGCTTGGCAACCCGATCTTGCCAAGCAGCCCGTGCCTTTCTACGCTGCTCCTCCATGAGTTCATCAAATTCTCTCTCATCCACGGATAATCCGTCCTCTTCCGCTATCTCCCTGGTCAACTCCAGGGGGAAACCATAGGTATCATAGAGTTGGAAAGCAATATCGCCACCGATCCGATCCATCTCCTTTGATTTTGCCTCCCCAATGACCCCACTTAAAATGCTCAAACCTGATCTCAGAGTTTGGGAGAATCTCTCCTCTTCACTGGCGGCAATGCGGATTATGAATTCTTGGCTCTCTTTGATCTCGGGATAGGCATCCTTCATGGATTCCACGACCATTTGAACGAGATCCGGAAGGAACGGTCTCTCGATTCCCAACAATCGACCGTGACGGACCGCCCTTCTTATGAGCCTCCGGAGGATGTAACCTCTCCCCTCATTTGAGGGTAGAACTCCGTCACCAATGAGAAAGGTTATCGCCCTAACATGATCCGCGATGATCTTAACGGAGATATCGGATTTTTTGTCCTTCCCGTACCTTATCCCACTCAAGTTTATGGTTTTATCAACTATGGGTTTAAGAAGGTCGGTCTCAAAATTTGTGGGTACATCTTGCAGGATCGAAGCCACTCGCTCCAAACCCAGTCCCGTGTCGATGTTCTTCTTGGGCAGAGATTCAAGATATCCCTTCTCGTTTCGGTTATACTCCATAAAGACCAGGTTCCACACCTCCCGGAACCTGTCGCAATCACAGTGGATTCCGCAATCGGGTCGCCCGCAACTCCGGTCCTCCCCCAGATCATAGACCAGCTCGGAACAGGGACCACACGGTCCCGTAGGGCCAGCGGACCAGAAGTTGTCCTCCTCCCCCATGCGCACGATCCGAGCCTCGAGAATGCCGATCTCACCTCTCCAGATCTCCAATGATTCATCGTCGTCCTCAAAGACGGTAATCCACATTCTACCCGGATCGAGTTTCAAATTTTGTGTTAAAAATTCCCACGCCCAAGCGATGGCTTCCCTCTTGTAATAATCCCCAAAGGAGAAATTCCCCAACATCTCAAAGAAGGTCAAATGTCTCGCCGTGTGACCAACCCGCTCAATATCGCTGGTACGAACACACTTCTGGCAAGTAGTAATTCGGGTGTGGGTTGGTTTCATCTCACCCTGGAAGATGGGCTTAAACTGCACCATCCCCGCAGCGGTGAGGAGCAAGGTAGGATCATCGGGCACCAGAGAGGAGCTGGGAAAAACCGCATGACCCCGTTCCTGAAAGAAGGCCAGGAATCTCTTTCTTATCTCACTACTTTTCATCAAACTTCACCCATCTGTTCACCGGATTTTTCCAGAAAATGATAGACCAACGCCTTGCCCGCCGCAGCGATGGGTATGGCCAAAATTATCCCCATAATCCCAAAAAGTACCCCTCCTATCAATAAAGAGAATATCACAACCACGGGATGTAAGTTAACCTGCCGACTTATGATATTGGGCGAAAGAAGCATTCCATCGATCAATTGAATTATTATCATGGCAATGATGACTAAAACGGCGAGAGTGGGTGACTTTATCAAGGCAACCATTGCAGCCAAGGCTCCTCCGGCAATGGGACCGAAATAGGGAATGACGTTCAATACTCCGGTGATGACGCCCAGAACTATTGCGAAGTCAACTCTCAATATGGTAAGGGCAATGCCACAAAGGACTCCAACGGCGAGGGCCACCAAAAATTGTCCTCTAA from Actinomycetota bacterium encodes:
- the ruvX gene encoding Holliday junction resolvase RuvX, encoding MRKMGLDIGAKNIGVAISDPLCKTSQGLTTVKRSNFSREVRKLKELIENYQVDEVIVGIPLNLNGSSGPQTRMVKKYAKKLSSQLELPIKCWDERLTTLSARKALLQANVRRAQRKMVIDKVAATLILQGYLDSLRRGEGFKSAHS
- the alaS gene encoding alanine--tRNA ligase codes for the protein MKSSEIRKRFLAFFQERGHAVFPSSSLVPDDPTLLLTAAGMVQFKPIFQGEMKPTHTRITTCQKCVRTSDIERVGHTARHLTFFEMLGNFSFGDYYKREAIAWAWEFLTQNLKLDPGRMWITVFEDDDESLEIWRGEIGILEARIVRMGEEDNFWSAGPTGPCGPCSELVYDLGEDRSCGRPDCGIHCDCDRFREVWNLVFMEYNRNEKGYLESLPKKNIDTGLGLERVASILQDVPTNFETDLLKPIVDKTINLSGIRYGKDKKSDISVKIIADHVRAITFLIGDGVLPSNEGRGYILRRLIRRAVRHGRLLGIERPFLPDLVQMVVESMKDAYPEIKESQEFIIRIAASEEERFSQTLRSGLSILSGVIGEAKSKEMDRIGGDIAFQLYDTYGFPLELTREIAEEDGLSVDEREFDELMEEQRRKARAAWQDRVAKPKEVYTQVFDQYGKGEFIGYSLESVETTIQAIIRGSVVVPQAKEGDEIEIVLKKTPFYAEMGGQVGDRGFIEASSGTVEIADTQSPLPDLYVHLGKVIKGTIRSGQKAKATIDLKRRTEICRNHTATHLLHWALRTVLGKHVKQAGSLVDHDRLRFDFTHFAALSDGEVWRVEKLINDKVFEGHPVKCYTTSFQFAKDIGAIALFGEKYGEFVRVVEIGNFSKELCGGTHLANTSQVGLVKIVSEGSIGTNLRRIEALTASRALDYIHGREEILKETTNLLRVGTIPEIPERITGILATLKEREREIESFEIQLIKHQVDTLLASTREVNGIKVLIRTIEAKDMESLRRFVDVLRKRIKSGIMVLGASHGGRAMLIAAATPNLVANGFHAGDLLKKIAPIIGGGGGGRADLAQAGGKKPENISQALDKALKYIEKHLHKKGKGGV
- a CDS encoding AI-2E family transporter — translated: FEGYLEKVKDVGMEIFSRIPRVTMDIFSLILHLILAPLIAFYILKDLRSIKATMSGLIPRKYRSEALEIIHKIDVVLGGFLRGQFLVALAVGVLCGIALTILRVDFAIVLGVITGVLNVIPYFGPIAGGALAAMVALIKSPTLAVLVIIAMIIIQLIDGMLLSPNIISRQVNLHPVVVIFSLLIGGVLFGIMGIILAIPIAAAGKALVYHFLEKSGEQMGEV